From Choloepus didactylus isolate mChoDid1 chromosome 19, mChoDid1.pri, whole genome shotgun sequence, one genomic window encodes:
- the OSER1 gene encoding oxidative stress-responsive serine-rich protein 1: MKSEAKDGEEESLQTAFKKLRVDASGSIVSLSVGDSTSVRASVRTAADDTKPKTTCASKDSWHGSTRKSSRGAVRTQRRRRSKSPVLHPPKFIHCSTITSSSNQLKHKSQTDSPDGSSGLGISSSKEFSAGECCTSPLDANHTGAVVEPLRTSVPRLPSKSKKEDYSEATRVSQASLKANDLSDFQSVSKLNQGKPCACIGQECHCKRWHDMEVYSFSGLQNVPPLAPERRSMLEDYSQSLHTRTLSGSPRSCSEQARVYVDDVTIEDLSGYMEYYLYIPKKMSHMAEMMYT, from the exons ATGAAATCTGAAGCCAaggatggagaggaggagagTCTACAAACTGCTTTCAAGAAATTAAGAGTGGATGCATCAGG gTCCATAGTGTCTCTGTCTGTTGGAGACAGCACAAGTGTTAGAGCATCAGTCAGAACAGCTGCAGATGATACCAAACCTAAAACCACATGTGCATCTAAAGACAGTTGGCATGG gtCTACAAGGAAGTCTTCACGAGGAGCAGTGAGAACCCAGCGTCGTCGACGTTCTAAATCTCCTGTCCTTCATCCTCCGAAGTTTATACATTGCAGTACAATAACTTCTTCCAGCAACCAGCTCAAGCACAAAAGCCAAACTGACTCCCCTGATGGCAGCAGTGGGCTGGGAATTTCATCCTCTAAAGAGTTCAGTGCAGGAGAATGCTGTACTTCTCCTCTTGATGCTAATCACACAGGGGCAGTCGTTGAGCCTTTGAGAACCTCAGTTCCAAGGCTTCCATCAAAGAGTAAGAAGGAAGATTACTCTGAGGCTACCCGAGTCTCCCAAGCAAGTCTCAAAGCCAATGATCTCTCTGACTTTCAGTCTGTTTCCAAGCTAAACCAAGGCAAGCCATGTGCATGCATAGGCCAGGAGTGCCATTGTAAGAGATGGCATGATATGGAAGTGTATTCCTTTTCAGGCCTGCAGAATGTCCCTCCCTTGGCCCCAGAGCGAAGATCCATGCTTGAGGACTACTCTCAGTCGCTCCACACCAGAACTCTGTCTGGCTCTCCCCGCTCTTGTTCTGAGCAAGCTCGAGTCTATGTGGATGATGTGACCATTGAGGACCTATCAGGCTACATGGAATATTACTTGTATATTCCCAAGAAAATGTCCCACATGGCAGAAATGATGTACACCTGA